One region of Polynucleobacter sp. SHI8 genomic DNA includes:
- the purH gene encoding bifunctional phosphoribosylaminoimidazolecarboxamide formyltransferase/IMP cyclohydrolase: MIKTALISVSDKSGIIPFATSLHQLGIRLISTGGTAKLLAENNLPVIEVSTLTQFPEMLDGRVKTLHPMVHGGLLAIRDNEQHMQALKEHGIGTIDMLVINLYPFEKTIAQEHCSFEEAIENIDIGGPAMLRAAAKNHQDVTVLISPEDYEVVLDEMKANQGQVSFATNLRLAKKVFTHTAQYDGAIANYLSSLPNNQAHQERSLFPESLNLGFDRVQELRYGENPHQLAAFYKDIKPVAGGLASYQQLQGKELSYNNIADADAAWECVKSFGNTMEVGQPACVIVKHANPCGVAVAHSTLDAYEKAFKTDPTSAFGGIIAFNRECDGLTAQAVSKQFVEVLIAPSFTAEALTILSNKQNVRVLQIPLSGAQNPLDLKRVGGGILVQTPDAKNVTLDQLRVVTKKQPSPHELEEMLFAWKVAKYVKSNAIVFCANGMTLGVGAGQMSRIDSAKIAGIKASNAGLSLVGSVVASDAFFPFRDGLDVVVAAGATCVIQPGGSVRDDEVVQAADEHGIVMVYTGTRHFRH, from the coding sequence ATGATCAAAACAGCCCTTATTTCAGTTTCCGATAAATCTGGAATCATTCCTTTTGCAACGTCCCTTCATCAACTTGGTATTCGTCTAATTTCGACTGGCGGAACCGCCAAATTACTTGCAGAAAATAACTTACCAGTGATTGAGGTATCTACCTTGACCCAATTTCCTGAGATGCTTGATGGTCGAGTAAAGACCTTGCATCCGATGGTTCATGGTGGTCTTTTAGCCATCCGCGACAATGAGCAACATATGCAAGCGCTCAAGGAGCACGGTATTGGCACGATTGATATGTTGGTTATCAATTTATATCCCTTTGAAAAAACAATTGCACAAGAACACTGTAGTTTTGAAGAAGCGATTGAAAATATTGATATTGGCGGTCCAGCCATGTTACGTGCCGCCGCAAAAAATCATCAAGATGTGACGGTATTAATTTCACCAGAAGACTATGAAGTGGTATTGGATGAAATGAAGGCCAATCAAGGTCAAGTTTCTTTTGCTACCAATCTTCGCTTAGCGAAGAAGGTGTTTACCCATACGGCTCAATATGATGGTGCTATTGCTAATTATTTAAGCTCACTACCAAATAATCAAGCTCATCAAGAAAGATCCTTATTCCCTGAATCACTCAATTTAGGCTTTGATCGTGTTCAAGAATTACGCTATGGCGAAAACCCACATCAGTTAGCTGCCTTTTATAAAGATATCAAACCTGTTGCTGGCGGCTTGGCGAGCTACCAACAATTACAGGGTAAAGAACTTTCTTACAATAATATTGCAGATGCAGATGCGGCTTGGGAGTGTGTGAAGAGTTTTGGCAACACGATGGAAGTAGGTCAACCCGCCTGCGTGATTGTGAAGCATGCAAATCCTTGTGGTGTTGCTGTGGCACACTCTACCTTGGATGCTTATGAGAAAGCATTCAAAACGGATCCGACTTCTGCCTTCGGCGGAATTATTGCTTTTAATCGTGAATGTGATGGCTTAACGGCTCAAGCTGTTTCAAAACAGTTTGTCGAAGTACTCATTGCACCATCATTTACCGCAGAAGCACTTACCATTCTGAGTAATAAACAAAATGTTCGTGTTTTACAAATTCCATTATCTGGGGCACAAAATCCATTGGATTTAAAGCGTGTTGGTGGCGGAATTCTTGTACAAACTCCCGATGCAAAAAATGTGACGCTTGATCAATTGCGAGTGGTCACAAAAAAACAACCTTCACCACATGAACTAGAAGAAATGTTATTTGCTTGGAAAGTGGCTAAATATGTTAAATCGAATGCAATCGTTTTTTGCGCTAATGGTATGACGCTTGGAGTAGGCGCTGGTCAAATGAGCCGTATAGACTCTGCCAAAATTGCTGGGATTAAAGCTTCTAATGCTGGCCTTTCATTAGTTGGCTCAGTTGTTGCTAGTGATGCCTTCTTCCCATTTAGGGATGGTTTAGATGTGGTGGTAGCTGCTGGGGCAACTTGTGTTATTCAGCCAGGTGGTAGCGTTCGTGATGATGAAGTTGTGCAAGCAGCTGATGAGCACGGCATTGTCATGGTTTACACTGGCACTCGCCACTTTAGGCACTAA
- the ruvC gene encoding crossover junction endodeoxyribonuclease RuvC, producing MRVLGIDPGLRTTGFGVIDYTQQRLKYVASGTISTDSSTQSTPERLGVLFKGVTEVIQTYLPEYAAVEQVFLNVNPKSTLLLGQARGASISAIVCQDIEVVEFSALEVKKNVVGHGRAAKSQVQEMVKRLLSLKVAPGTDASDALAVAICGAHQFSMKHQLEAAHLKVKIKT from the coding sequence ATGCGTGTCTTAGGAATTGATCCAGGACTTCGCACGACTGGTTTTGGAGTCATCGACTATACACAACAACGTTTGAAATATGTTGCCTCGGGTACTATCTCAACGGATAGTTCAACACAGTCTACACCTGAAAGATTGGGTGTTTTATTCAAGGGAGTTACTGAGGTTATTCAAACCTATCTTCCTGAATATGCGGCGGTGGAACAAGTTTTTTTGAATGTAAATCCAAAATCGACCTTACTACTAGGTCAAGCTAGGGGTGCTTCTATTTCAGCTATCGTATGTCAAGATATCGAAGTTGTTGAATTCAGTGCTCTTGAAGTGAAAAAAAATGTGGTTGGTCATGGTCGTGCCGCAAAATCACAAGTTCAAGAAATGGTGAAACGGTTATTATCTTTAAAAGTGGCTCCAGGAACTGATGCCTCTGATGCTTTAGCAGTTGCGATTTGTGGCGCCCATCAGTTCAGTATGAAACATCAATTAGAAGCAGCACATCTGAAGGTAAAGATTAAAACATGA
- the ruvA gene encoding Holliday junction branch migration protein RuvA, which translates to MIGRIKGVLVQKSPPRILVDCQGVGYDIDVPMSTLYQLPENGSIVTLLTHHLVREDAQQLYGFATESEREAFRTLIKISGVGARTALTILSGMSVADIAQAVTLQDSSRLMTVPGIGKKTAERLLLELKGKFGADLPHLSDSNLTAPASSEILQALIALGYSDKEAVLALKQVPSDANVSDGIRLALKTLSKA; encoded by the coding sequence ATGATAGGCAGAATTAAAGGTGTACTAGTGCAGAAAAGTCCTCCTCGAATCTTGGTCGATTGTCAGGGGGTTGGTTACGATATTGATGTGCCTATGAGCACGCTGTATCAACTTCCAGAAAATGGTTCCATTGTTACTTTGCTGACCCATCATTTGGTGAGGGAAGATGCGCAACAACTCTATGGATTTGCAACTGAATCTGAAAGAGAAGCTTTTCGGACCTTAATCAAAATTAGTGGGGTAGGTGCGCGTACCGCACTCACGATTCTTTCAGGAATGAGTGTTGCTGATATTGCACAGGCTGTGACACTGCAAGACTCCTCAAGACTTATGACGGTGCCAGGTATCGGTAAAAAAACTGCTGAAAGACTTCTTTTAGAGCTTAAAGGAAAATTTGGGGCAGATTTGCCCCATTTGTCAGATTCAAATCTGACTGCCCCTGCTTCCTCAGAAATCCTACAAGCTTTAATTGCTTTGGGCTATTCTGATAAAGAAGCTGTTTTAGCTCTCAAGCAGGTTCCAAGTGATGCCAATGTTTCAGATGGTATCCGTTTAGCCTTAAAAACACTCTCAAAAGCATAG
- the ruvB gene encoding Holliday junction branch migration DNA helicase RuvB encodes MIDPSSLGEDQVIERALRPKQLDEYIGQSKVREQLEIFISAAKSRSEALDHVLLFGPPGLGKTTLAHIIAKELGVNLRQTSGPVLDRPGDLAALLTNLEENDVLFIDEIHRLSPVVEEILYPALEDYSIDIMIGEGAAARSVKLDLKPFTLVGATTRAGMLTNPLRDRFGIVSRLEFYTHHELEKIIQRSANLLNAPITNDGAIEIAKRARGTPRIANRLLRRVRDYAQVKSDGTISSTVADAALKMLDVDPVGFDVMDRKLLEAILYKFSGGPVGVDNLASAIGEERDTIEDVIEPYLIQQGYLQRTPRGRIATKLTYEHFQLVHPGDSGNLDLS; translated from the coding sequence ATGATAGACCCTAGTTCTCTAGGAGAAGATCAGGTCATTGAGCGAGCTCTTCGCCCCAAACAGTTAGATGAATATATCGGTCAAAGTAAAGTAAGAGAACAACTTGAAATTTTTATCAGTGCTGCCAAAAGTCGCAGCGAAGCTCTAGATCATGTTTTATTATTTGGTCCTCCAGGTTTAGGGAAAACCACATTAGCTCATATTATTGCTAAAGAACTTGGCGTCAATCTTCGTCAAACGAGTGGTCCAGTACTTGATCGTCCAGGTGACTTAGCTGCTTTATTAACCAACTTAGAAGAAAATGACGTTTTATTCATTGATGAGATTCATCGCCTATCTCCTGTTGTTGAAGAAATACTTTATCCAGCGTTAGAAGACTACAGTATTGACATTATGATTGGTGAGGGAGCAGCTGCTCGCAGTGTGAAGCTCGATTTGAAACCATTTACGCTTGTTGGTGCCACTACAAGAGCTGGTATGCTCACAAATCCTCTTAGAGATCGTTTTGGGATTGTTTCAAGGCTAGAGTTTTATACCCATCATGAACTTGAAAAAATTATTCAACGATCAGCGAATCTTCTCAATGCGCCAATTACAAATGATGGTGCCATTGAAATCGCCAAACGTGCTAGAGGAACACCTCGGATTGCGAATCGTCTTCTGCGAAGAGTACGTGATTATGCTCAAGTCAAAAGTGATGGCACGATTTCTAGTACAGTCGCAGATGCAGCACTAAAGATGCTAGATGTTGATCCTGTTGGTTTTGATGTCATGGATCGAAAACTTTTAGAAGCTATTTTGTATAAGTTCTCTGGTGGTCCAGTTGGGGTTGATAATCTTGCATCAGCGATTGGGGAAGAGAGAGATACGATTGAAGATGTGATTGAACCTTATTTAATCCAACAAGGATATCTGCAAAGAACTCCCCGCGGGAGAATTGCTACCAAACTCACCTACGAGCATTTTCAATTGGTGCATCCCGGTGATTCAGGGAATTTAGATCTCTCTTAA
- a CDS encoding histidine phosphatase family protein, with product MTHILLVRHGETDWNKEQRLQGHLDIGLNEQGVIQAQLLGQALAKEKIDVAYSSDLSRALDTANTITAHHNVPTFIDTQLRERCYGEIQGMTYLEIEEKLPENHRAWNSREPDFEPQGGESLRQFYSRITSSFERIAKNHEGQVILIVAHGGVLDCMYRHATQMDISEKRKVELLNTSLNRLRFTGSEFTVESWGDVSHLQNLKSLDEVDSGKPSVPWLLP from the coding sequence ATGACACACATACTTTTAGTACGCCATGGCGAAACCGACTGGAATAAAGAACAACGTTTACAGGGTCATCTTGATATTGGCCTCAATGAACAAGGAGTTATTCAAGCGCAACTGCTAGGTCAAGCCTTAGCTAAAGAAAAAATTGATGTAGCTTACTCTAGTGATTTATCTAGGGCATTAGATACCGCCAACACTATCACAGCGCATCACAACGTACCTACATTTATTGATACGCAATTAAGAGAGCGTTGTTATGGTGAGATACAAGGTATGACTTACCTTGAGATTGAAGAGAAATTACCGGAAAATCATCGTGCATGGAATAGCAGAGAGCCAGACTTTGAGCCACAAGGTGGAGAGTCTTTAAGACAGTTTTATTCAAGGATTACCAGCAGCTTTGAGCGCATAGCAAAGAACCATGAAGGACAAGTCATATTAATTGTTGCCCATGGTGGAGTATTAGATTGTATGTACCGCCATGCCACACAAATGGACATTTCGGAAAAAAGAAAAGTAGAACTTCTCAATACGAGTTTAAATCGTCTACGTTTTACCGGATCCGAATTTACAGTCGAGTCATGGGGTGATGTTTCTCATTTGCAAAATCTAAAGTCTCTTGATGAGGTAGATTCCGGAAAACCTTCTGTTCCTTGGTTGTTGCCTTAA
- the tyrS gene encoding tyrosine--tRNA ligase, giving the protein MTSHHTPNNYPITDEVLNALEQTKRGCEELIVESDWVKKLARSIATKTPLRVKLGLDPTAPDIHLGHTVVLNKLRQLQNLGHTVIFLIGDFTSMIGDPSGRNNTRPPLTKEEIAKNAQTYYQQASLVLDPDRTEVRYNSEWCEPLGASGMIQLAAKYTVARMLERDDFTKRYKGGIPISVHEFLYPLMQGYDSVALKSDLELGGTDQKFNLLVGRELQKEYGQEPQCILTMPLLVGLDGVEKMSKSKGNYIGITEPANQMFAKILSVSDDLMWMYYNLLSFQSIQEIEVLKSEIAQGKNPKDAKVALAKEIVSRFHSSEAAEKAYEDFQLRAKGGIPDDIPEVSLSGAPVGIAQLLKMTQLAPSTSEANRNIEQGGVKIDGTVISDKSLQINEGTFVLQVGKRKFVKVNLKK; this is encoded by the coding sequence AACCAAAAGAGGCTGCGAAGAACTCATTGTCGAATCTGATTGGGTAAAAAAATTAGCTAGAAGCATTGCTACTAAAACTCCTTTAAGAGTTAAATTAGGACTAGATCCAACAGCGCCCGATATTCATTTAGGGCATACCGTTGTATTAAATAAATTACGACAACTACAAAATTTAGGACATACGGTTATCTTTTTGATTGGTGATTTCACCAGCATGATTGGCGATCCCTCTGGCAGAAATAACACTAGACCTCCTTTGACGAAAGAAGAGATTGCCAAAAATGCGCAAACATATTACCAACAGGCAAGTTTGGTATTAGATCCAGATCGTACAGAAGTGCGTTATAACTCCGAATGGTGTGAACCGCTTGGTGCTTCAGGAATGATTCAACTCGCAGCAAAATATACCGTTGCGCGCATGTTAGAGCGCGATGACTTCACGAAACGCTATAAAGGCGGAATCCCCATCTCAGTCCATGAATTTTTGTATCCACTGATGCAAGGATATGATTCAGTCGCTTTAAAAAGCGATTTAGAGCTTGGTGGAACAGATCAAAAGTTTAATCTTCTTGTAGGACGTGAGCTACAAAAAGAATATGGACAAGAGCCACAGTGCATTTTAACGATGCCATTATTGGTGGGTTTAGATGGCGTAGAAAAGATGAGTAAGTCCAAGGGTAACTACATTGGTATTACTGAGCCAGCTAATCAAATGTTCGCAAAGATTTTAAGTGTGTCAGATGATTTAATGTGGATGTATTACAACCTGTTGTCATTTCAATCTATCCAAGAGATCGAAGTTTTGAAGAGTGAAATAGCGCAGGGAAAAAATCCTAAAGATGCCAAAGTGGCACTTGCAAAAGAAATCGTGAGTCGCTTTCATAGTTCTGAGGCCGCAGAAAAAGCCTATGAAGATTTTCAATTACGGGCGAAGGGCGGTATCCCAGACGATATACCTGAGGTAAGTTTAAGTGGCGCTCCAGTTGGTATAGCACAGCTTTTAAAAATGACTCAGCTAGCACCTTCGACATCAGAAGCGAATCGTAATATTGAACAAGGCGGTGTAAAAATTGATGGCACCGTTATATCTGACAAGTCACTACAAATCAATGAAGGCACTTTTGTATTGCAAGTTGGAAAACGTAAATTTGTAAAAGTAAATCTAAAGAAATAA